From Chryseobacterium viscerum, one genomic window encodes:
- a CDS encoding zinc metalloprotease: MKKILFGALVLGFMSACNTDNLSNQNETPVDQESSAPSALKRGCASEGIRQAMLLKNPALKQKMIDIESGTEKFVENLKVGKVLADGTVEIPVVFNVIYNTSAQNVSDARIAEQIAVLNADYGATNSDINKIPSAFQPVAAGDVKIRFKLVATNRKQSTKTGWRSDLEQMKKASTGGIDATDVTKNMNIWVVNSILDENNQPGTLGYAYYPENAGEWYDGLVIGYQYIGKTGASAPFNLGRTVTHEVGHYLNLPHLWGSSDAGCQTDYSNDTPVSPGPNYGNPTYPLNRACGGVSRSQMFMNYMDYVDDKSMVMFSANQKTRMQAVVAASGPRSGLR; this comes from the coding sequence ATGAAAAAAATCCTATTTGGAGCCCTTGTCCTGGGCTTTATGTCGGCATGTAACACTGACAACTTATCTAATCAAAATGAAACACCCGTGGATCAGGAATCTTCTGCTCCAAGTGCTCTCAAAAGAGGCTGTGCTTCGGAAGGAATAAGACAGGCAATGCTCCTGAAAAATCCTGCATTAAAACAAAAAATGATTGATATTGAATCCGGTACTGAAAAATTTGTAGAAAATCTTAAAGTAGGAAAAGTTCTGGCAGATGGAACTGTTGAGATTCCGGTGGTTTTTAATGTAATTTACAACACTTCCGCTCAAAATGTTTCCGATGCAAGAATCGCGGAACAAATTGCTGTGTTGAATGCTGATTATGGCGCCACCAATTCTGATATCAATAAAATTCCTTCTGCATTTCAACCTGTGGCAGCAGGAGATGTAAAAATCCGTTTCAAATTAGTAGCTACCAACCGTAAACAGAGTACAAAAACAGGCTGGAGATCTGATCTTGAACAAATGAAAAAAGCGAGCACAGGTGGTATTGATGCTACTGATGTGACTAAAAATATGAATATATGGGTAGTTAATTCAATCCTTGACGAAAATAACCAACCTGGAACTTTAGGCTATGCTTATTATCCTGAAAATGCAGGAGAATGGTATGATGGTCTTGTAATTGGATATCAGTATATAGGAAAAACCGGTGCTTCTGCTCCGTTCAATTTAGGAAGAACAGTAACTCACGAAGTAGGGCATTATCTAAATCTTCCACACCTTTGGGGATCTTCCGATGCAGGCTGCCAGACAGATTACTCTAATGATACACCTGTGTCTCCAGGCCCTAACTATGGAAATCCTACCTATCCTCTGAACAGAGCTTGTGGAGGGGTAAGCCGTTCCCAGATGTTTATGAACTATATGGATTATGTGGATGACAAATCCATGGTAATGTTCTCTGCTAATCAAAAAACAAGAATGCAGGCCGTGGTAGCAGCATCCGGACCAAGATCTGGATTAAGATAA
- a CDS encoding phosphatase PAP2 family protein, which produces MKKLALASGILLHLYCIKAQDTIKTKTQDTIQARNLMEDITLINSSGCVFQNKTPFFKKEWVKKSVAPALLFTAAAATWGEKENIREVRNRYLPNFKFKFDDYLQYAPAATVYGLKLAGVKGRNNIGRATLSYGTSLAIMAILVNSIKYTAKVERPDGSKNNSFPSGHAAMAFTNASFLHKEYGMVNPAYSIAGYGSAAITGLGRNLNNRHWVPDILAGAGIGIISTELGYFFIDKIYKNKGDNLSILSRIQGNDYPSFLALKMGTALGTTNFLRESELDDKKQIGFEGGLEGAYFFSKKWGVGADVAFSSFPIKSQRITFDDGQDFGDHEIKTQSMGFLAAGIGPYFSHEFSDKWQLTLKLTGGYAATASGKVFVKGNDIDAPNHELQIARYKPKPAFRWNTGAAMTYKFNPGLGLTFYTDYNQINSTIRYYFSGEIKESAELDQELNNLIAKEKINYITLGLRLTAYF; this is translated from the coding sequence ATGAAAAAATTAGCATTAGCATCAGGAATACTATTGCATTTATACTGTATTAAAGCTCAGGATACCATCAAAACTAAAACACAGGATACCATCCAAGCCAGGAATCTGATGGAGGATATCACACTTATCAATTCTTCCGGCTGTGTATTTCAGAATAAAACTCCTTTTTTCAAAAAAGAATGGGTGAAAAAATCAGTAGCTCCGGCCCTTCTTTTTACGGCTGCTGCTGCAACATGGGGAGAGAAAGAGAATATCCGAGAGGTAAGAAACCGATATCTTCCCAATTTTAAATTCAAATTTGATGATTATCTTCAGTATGCTCCGGCTGCAACTGTTTACGGATTAAAACTAGCAGGTGTAAAGGGCCGGAATAATATTGGAAGAGCAACCTTATCTTATGGTACAAGTTTAGCCATCATGGCTATTTTAGTCAATTCTATTAAATATACAGCAAAAGTTGAACGCCCGGATGGATCCAAAAACAATTCATTTCCATCAGGACATGCTGCAATGGCTTTTACCAATGCAAGTTTCCTACACAAAGAATATGGTATGGTAAACCCAGCCTATAGTATTGCAGGATATGGTTCCGCTGCCATTACCGGACTTGGCCGAAATTTAAATAACAGACACTGGGTTCCGGATATTCTTGCAGGGGCTGGTATCGGAATTATATCAACAGAACTGGGGTATTTTTTTATTGATAAAATTTATAAAAATAAAGGAGACAATTTAAGTATCCTATCAAGAATACAAGGAAATGATTATCCGTCTTTTCTTGCCCTGAAGATGGGCACCGCACTAGGTACAACCAATTTCCTGAGGGAATCTGAACTGGATGACAAAAAACAAATCGGTTTTGAAGGCGGACTGGAGGGAGCTTATTTCTTTTCAAAAAAATGGGGTGTGGGTGCAGATGTAGCCTTCAGCAGCTTTCCTATTAAATCTCAAAGAATAACCTTTGATGACGGACAGGATTTTGGGGACCATGAAATTAAAACACAATCTATGGGCTTTCTGGCTGCAGGTATTGGCCCATATTTTTCTCATGAATTCTCAGATAAATGGCAGCTTACTTTAAAGCTCACCGGAGGGTATGCCGCTACTGCCAGTGGAAAAGTATTTGTAAAAGGAAATGATATTGATGCTCCTAATCACGAACTGCAGATCGCCCGATATAAACCCAAACCTGCCTTCCGCTGGAATACAGGAGCTGCAATGACCTACAAATTCAATCCGGGATTGGGTCTTACTTTCTATACAGATTATAATCAGATCAATTCCACGATCCGGTATTACTTCAGCGGTGAGATCAAAGAAAGTGCTGAGCTGGATCAGGAACTTAACAACCTGATTGCTAAAGAAAAAATCAATTATATTACATTAGGTTTGAGATTAACCGCCTATTTTTAA
- a CDS encoding M1 family metallopeptidase, with the protein MKKIFSGMLMVVSLLQLSAQELYMPRNIKKAYENGTRDISGAPGKNYWQNKGAYNVDVKVDANTKMVTGKETIVYTNNSPDNLNELAIRFVNNLHKPQSPRSGFVSKDFLSSGLKIKSFIVNGAKYDINSDDWSTVEKVKLKTALKPKSKAEVKIEWEYPLSVQSGREGQIDPETFYVAYSFPRISVYDDYNGWDMLPHSDRQEFYNDFNDYSFAITAPKNFVVWATGDFLNPEAVLQPEYLKRYKASLKSDKVMKIATEQEMKSGKVTKPNKWNVWKFKASHITDFCFAMSSHYVWDAASVQLKSKRASVQAGYKNGAKDFEHYVDWMRYNLDWFSKNWPGVEYPYNVMTAIQGYADMEYPMMINDTSIPDDLQDARLTADHEIAHTYFPFYMGINETRYAFMDEGWATTLEYLIGIDENGEAAAKEFYKNFRVKKWINDPSAEQDQPVITMSTQVSGAGYGNNSYVKASLSYLALKDYLGDELFKKALHHYMDNWNGKHPVPWDYFNSMNTGSGKNLNWFFQNWFYTNNYIDLKVTGASQINDMLTVNVANVGGFAIPFDALLSYEDGTTEKLHFSPSVWEKDQKLTDLVIPIKKKVKSVKLDGDLFMDYTPENNQKNL; encoded by the coding sequence ATGAAGAAAATTTTTTCCGGAATGCTGATGGTCGTTTCCTTATTACAATTGTCTGCACAGGAACTATATATGCCGAGGAATATCAAAAAAGCGTATGAAAATGGAACCCGCGATATCTCCGGAGCGCCAGGTAAAAACTATTGGCAGAATAAGGGAGCGTATAATGTGGATGTGAAGGTGGATGCCAATACAAAAATGGTTACCGGAAAAGAAACCATTGTCTATACGAACAATAGTCCGGATAATCTGAATGAACTGGCTATACGTTTTGTGAATAACCTTCATAAACCGCAGTCACCAAGATCAGGATTTGTGTCTAAAGATTTTCTGTCTTCAGGACTTAAAATTAAATCTTTCATTGTAAACGGAGCAAAATATGATATCAACAGTGATGATTGGAGTACTGTTGAAAAAGTGAAATTAAAAACAGCTTTAAAGCCTAAATCAAAAGCTGAAGTAAAAATTGAATGGGAATATCCACTTTCAGTACAAAGTGGGAGGGAAGGGCAGATAGACCCTGAGACATTCTATGTAGCTTATTCTTTTCCAAGAATTTCTGTATATGATGATTACAACGGATGGGATATGCTTCCACACTCAGACAGACAGGAGTTTTATAACGACTTCAATGACTATAGCTTTGCCATCACCGCGCCAAAGAATTTTGTAGTTTGGGCAACAGGAGATTTCCTGAACCCGGAAGCAGTACTTCAGCCTGAGTATTTAAAAAGATATAAAGCTTCATTAAAAAGTGATAAAGTAATGAAGATTGCTACTGAGCAGGAAATGAAGTCGGGAAAAGTGACCAAACCCAATAAATGGAATGTATGGAAATTTAAAGCCAGCCACATCACCGATTTCTGTTTTGCAATGAGCAGCCATTATGTGTGGGATGCAGCAAGTGTTCAGCTAAAATCAAAAAGAGCAAGCGTTCAGGCAGGATATAAAAATGGTGCGAAAGACTTTGAACACTATGTAGACTGGATGCGTTATAACCTTGATTGGTTTTCTAAAAACTGGCCTGGAGTAGAATATCCTTACAACGTAATGACCGCTATTCAAGGATATGCAGATATGGAATATCCAATGATGATCAATGATACCAGTATTCCTGATGATCTTCAGGATGCAAGGCTGACAGCAGATCATGAAATTGCTCACACTTATTTCCCTTTTTATATGGGAATCAATGAGACGAGATATGCATTTATGGATGAAGGCTGGGCTACCACCCTGGAATATCTTATAGGAATTGATGAAAACGGAGAAGCAGCAGCTAAAGAATTTTATAAAAACTTCCGTGTTAAAAAATGGATCAATGATCCTTCAGCCGAACAGGACCAGCCAGTGATTACGATGAGTACACAGGTGAGCGGTGCCGGATATGGAAACAATTCTTATGTAAAAGCCTCTCTGTCTTACCTGGCCTTGAAAGATTATTTAGGAGACGAACTGTTCAAAAAAGCATTGCATCATTATATGGATAACTGGAATGGAAAGCATCCGGTTCCATGGGATTATTTTAACTCTATGAACACCGGGTCAGGGAAAAATCTGAACTGGTTCTTCCAAAACTGGTTTTATACCAATAATTATATTGATTTAAAAGTAACAGGTGCATCACAGATTAATGATATGCTTACAGTAAATGTAGCCAATGTAGGTGGTTTTGCAATTCCGTTTGATGCTCTATTGTCATATGAAGACGGGACTACAGAAAAACTGCATTTCTCTCCTTCCGTTTGGGAAAAAGATCAGAAACTTACTGATCTTGTTATTCCTATTAAGAAGAAAGTAAAATCTGTAAAGCTGGATGGAGATCTGTTTATGGATTATACTCCGGAAAATAACCAGAAAAACTTATAA
- a CDS encoding outer membrane beta-barrel family protein, whose protein sequence is MYKILFFLCFSALILAQKQKTGGTVVNIENEKLSSIKVEVYNAQNALIKELKTDENGKFVLENIAEQDVKLVIKNQGYSLFEKKIDLKEPEPLNIVLKKEPQEIEGVVMTKRKPLVKRKVDRLEFNVENSNISSLNAWEILKNTPSVTINNDVLGVKGSTGILVTINDKKVMLTGDELKNLLENTQGDEVKSVEVITNPPAKYEASGSAVLNIVLKKNKIEGYRGILSSKYTQTQYVKGVFGLSQYYKKDKLSIMGSYYRGLGTYYREGTDYVNYPESQTRWVSTMNRKDKNNNQNTLNFNVEYELDSLTNASLNYSGYFSPKSFGTYNVPTLIYNNQDLVESDYTTINDHRSRSINNSVSFQIDRKLNKKSNLSWINYFTGNNADKFQNVITDLNFAGQPPKEDNFLTKNKADVQLYSTQFDYQWKNDKLELESGAKYSFVKTSSTLDFSDNENGILQYRPEKSSVFDYKEHNFALYSSLAYNIGKWNFKGGLRAEMTDLEGVVSEPYELNKSNYWKFFPTFYAQYTTENKQEFGFSYGKRISRPSYSWLNPAKSYYNLFSYYQGDPKLKATITHNLNLTYSWKDWNLDLYYRKEIYPSMEISYQEPSTNSLIYYFTNIEKGEAFGLSLYKNFQVKPWWNIIMSENLEHNENFFKGTDGMLYKNKVWNWVSNISTSFTLNKNNDWKMEVGHRYYSPGIQGTFRISAVWSAYFVMNRKFFNKKLEASLIFTDIFRTTGQKVSTKYANQDNYFLDYTDAQGISFSLKFNFGNQSVKNAKTIKKTAEQDRL, encoded by the coding sequence ATGTATAAAATTCTTTTTTTTCTGTGTTTTTCAGCCTTGATTCTTGCCCAGAAACAAAAAACTGGAGGTACAGTGGTGAATATCGAGAATGAAAAACTTTCATCAATAAAGGTAGAAGTGTATAATGCTCAGAATGCATTAATCAAAGAATTAAAAACAGACGAAAACGGGAAGTTTGTACTGGAGAACATAGCAGAACAGGATGTAAAACTGGTAATTAAAAATCAGGGATACTCTTTATTTGAGAAAAAGATTGATCTGAAAGAACCTGAGCCCCTGAATATTGTTCTTAAAAAAGAACCCCAGGAAATAGAAGGCGTTGTAATGACCAAGCGTAAGCCTTTGGTGAAAAGAAAAGTAGACCGCCTGGAATTTAATGTTGAAAACAGCAATATTTCATCCCTCAATGCCTGGGAAATTCTAAAAAATACACCCAGTGTCACAATAAATAATGATGTACTCGGAGTAAAAGGAAGTACCGGAATTTTGGTGACTATTAATGATAAAAAGGTAATGCTGACAGGAGATGAACTGAAAAATCTTCTGGAAAATACACAGGGAGATGAAGTGAAGTCAGTAGAAGTGATTACCAATCCACCTGCGAAATATGAAGCTTCAGGAAGTGCAGTACTGAATATCGTTCTGAAAAAGAATAAAATTGAAGGTTACCGCGGAATTCTCTCATCCAAATATACACAGACACAATATGTGAAAGGCGTTTTTGGTCTTTCCCAATATTATAAAAAAGATAAACTTTCCATTATGGGAAGCTATTATAGAGGGCTGGGGACGTACTACCGGGAAGGAACAGACTATGTGAACTACCCGGAAAGCCAAACCCGATGGGTCAGTACGATGAACAGGAAGGATAAAAACAATAACCAGAATACCCTGAATTTTAATGTGGAATATGAATTGGACAGTTTGACCAATGCAAGCCTCAACTACTCAGGGTATTTTTCTCCAAAATCCTTCGGAACCTACAATGTCCCTACACTGATCTATAATAATCAGGATCTTGTAGAATCTGATTATACCACAATCAACGACCACCGCTCACGCTCCATTAATAATTCTGTAAGTTTTCAGATAGATCGGAAGCTGAATAAGAAAAGCAATCTTTCATGGATTAACTATTTTACCGGAAACAATGCCGATAAATTTCAGAATGTAATCACCGATCTGAACTTTGCAGGCCAGCCTCCAAAAGAAGATAATTTTCTTACAAAGAATAAAGCGGATGTTCAGCTATATTCCACTCAATTCGATTATCAATGGAAAAATGATAAACTGGAGCTGGAATCCGGAGCAAAATATAGTTTTGTAAAGACAAGCAGTACACTTGATTTTTCTGACAACGAGAATGGAATATTACAGTACAGACCAGAAAAGAGCAGTGTTTTTGATTATAAAGAACATAATTTTGCCCTGTATTCTTCATTAGCCTATAATATTGGAAAATGGAACTTCAAAGGAGGGCTTCGTGCAGAAATGACAGATCTTGAAGGTGTAGTCTCTGAACCTTATGAATTGAATAAAAGCAATTATTGGAAATTTTTCCCCACTTTTTATGCACAATATACCACAGAAAATAAACAGGAATTCGGTTTCTCTTATGGGAAAAGGATCAGCAGGCCTTCCTATTCATGGTTGAATCCTGCGAAATCTTACTACAATCTGTTTTCATATTATCAGGGAGATCCAAAATTAAAAGCAACAATTACTCATAATCTCAATCTTACCTATTCCTGGAAAGACTGGAATCTGGATCTATATTACCGGAAAGAAATATATCCGTCTATGGAAATTTCATATCAGGAACCAAGCACCAATAGTCTCATCTATTATTTTACCAATATTGAAAAAGGAGAAGCTTTCGGATTAAGCCTGTATAAAAATTTTCAGGTCAAACCATGGTGGAATATCATCATGTCTGAAAACCTTGAACACAACGAAAATTTTTTCAAAGGAACAGACGGAATGCTATATAAAAATAAAGTCTGGAACTGGGTATCCAATATCTCAACCAGTTTTACCCTGAATAAAAATAATGATTGGAAAATGGAAGTGGGACACCGATACTATTCTCCCGGAATACAAGGGACTTTCAGGATTTCTGCTGTCTGGTCGGCATATTTTGTAATGAACAGAAAGTTCTTTAATAAAAAACTGGAAGCAAGTCTTATATTCACTGATATTTTCAGAACAACAGGTCAGAAAGTCAGTACAAAATACGCGAATCAGGATAATTATTTTCTCGATTATACGGATGCTCAAGGCATTTCGTTTTCATTGAAATTCAACTTCGGAAATCAGTCTGTGAAAAATGCAAAAACAATAAAGAAAACTGCCGAACAGGACAGGCTGTAG
- a CDS encoding GLPGLI family protein, with protein sequence MKKIFILLVLLFGMFINAQTHRFIYELQYRIEPNGTGYDKEEMVLDINPEEVKFYEFEFLTSDSLNILHGGISSQHTSQSGQTIIRKRNSNINKNFVQIMMMPYYYVFETENNIQWKIEADTKKINNYKLQKATAMFGGRNWTAWFTPDINIPEGPYKFRGLPGLVLYVEDDKKDFIYSFSRNSNLSKTYDTTGFLEKHYSLAPIAIDFKKWVKLNLEFYNDPYARMRTEFQPDWNVRINGQQIKSKEEFAGLTKQTQIDIKKYYNPIELDKAIPYP encoded by the coding sequence ATGAAAAAGATATTCATTCTTCTTGTTCTGTTATTTGGGATGTTCATCAATGCTCAAACACATCGTTTTATATATGAACTTCAATACAGAATAGAACCTAACGGTACAGGATATGATAAAGAAGAAATGGTGCTGGATATCAATCCGGAGGAAGTAAAGTTTTATGAATTTGAATTTTTAACGAGCGATTCTCTGAATATTCTTCATGGAGGAATTTCTTCTCAGCATACCAGCCAGTCCGGACAGACTATTATCCGAAAAAGAAATTCCAATATAAATAAAAACTTTGTTCAGATTATGATGATGCCGTATTATTATGTTTTTGAAACGGAGAATAATATTCAATGGAAAATAGAGGCTGATACTAAAAAGATCAACAATTATAAATTGCAAAAAGCAACTGCCATGTTTGGAGGAAGAAACTGGACTGCCTGGTTTACTCCGGATATCAACATTCCTGAAGGACCATATAAATTTAGAGGACTTCCGGGATTGGTTCTGTATGTGGAGGATGATAAGAAAGATTTTATATATTCTTTCTCGCGAAATAGTAATCTCTCCAAAACATATGATACAACAGGCTTTCTCGAAAAGCATTATTCATTGGCTCCTATTGCCATTGACTTTAAGAAATGGGTGAAACTGAATCTGGAGTTTTATAATGATCCTTATGCCAGAATGAGAACCGAATTTCAGCCGGACTGGAATGTACGCATTAATGGGCAGCAAATCAAAAGTAAAGAGGAGTTCGCAGGTTTGACCAAACAAACACAGATAGACATCAAAAAATATTATAATCCGATAGAACTGGATAAAGCAATTCCTTATCCATAG
- a CDS encoding sensor histidine kinase: MIAKSKILISVFAALFLLLLGIQIYFMYKTYQVKERDIYRSVNDGLTHFTDSLEDIQEVKERNDDSLQNIIIRYHNKEINKRDFLTYFIENRKSARERLIHYINSRYQKDGYEISARIRYLSIVHLPDSTKVITEPIVIFETQDKLKNPRIASNGSWETSTSKRDDSDEGQVEKRNTFLVKTQTDFEIRNIKSIVFKELTLLIICCVILLSGVLLLYIFTIRNLIRQQKQVEVLHTIVDNISHEFKTPIATLKIASKALKKEWNPETLPLIERQISRLESLMYQLHKDEIPDEMTAIQPEDWNFFIQDLAVTYSDTDFNLTNSVSHQLPFDKNLMETVIKNLCENSVKYGASAVKINICNSSQHLEIEVYDNGQGMETKELNHIFEKFYRIQNNNIHNSKGLGLGLYFVKKIVANYGGKIDVSSQLNTGSTFKISIPYEN, translated from the coding sequence ATGATAGCCAAGAGTAAAATTCTGATTTCGGTTTTTGCCGCTCTGTTCCTGCTTTTACTGGGAATACAGATCTACTTTATGTATAAGACCTATCAGGTAAAAGAAAGGGATATCTACAGATCCGTGAATGACGGGCTTACCCATTTTACAGACAGTCTTGAAGACATCCAGGAGGTGAAAGAAAGAAATGATGACTCTCTCCAGAACATCATTATAAGGTATCATAATAAGGAGATCAACAAAAGGGATTTTCTCACTTATTTTATAGAAAACAGAAAATCTGCCAGAGAAAGACTGATTCATTATATCAACAGCCGCTACCAGAAAGACGGTTATGAGATTTCTGCCAGAATCCGGTACTTGTCTATTGTTCATCTTCCAGACAGCACAAAAGTAATTACAGAACCAATTGTTATTTTTGAGACACAGGATAAGCTTAAAAATCCCCGTATTGCAAGTAATGGAAGTTGGGAAACCTCAACATCTAAAAGAGATGATTCGGATGAAGGGCAGGTTGAAAAAAGAAATACTTTTCTCGTTAAAACCCAAACAGATTTTGAGATCAGAAATATCAAGAGTATTGTTTTCAAAGAGCTTACGTTATTGATTATTTGCTGTGTGATTCTTCTTTCGGGAGTTCTTCTGCTTTATATTTTCACAATTAGAAATCTGATCCGGCAGCAAAAGCAGGTGGAAGTTCTCCACACCATTGTGGATAACATTTCACATGAGTTTAAAACTCCGATCGCTACTTTAAAAATAGCTTCAAAAGCATTAAAAAAAGAATGGAATCCGGAAACGCTTCCTCTTATCGAAAGGCAGATTTCCAGGCTTGAAAGCTTGATGTACCAACTTCATAAAGATGAAATACCGGATGAAATGACAGCCATACAACCTGAAGACTGGAACTTTTTCATTCAGGATCTTGCTGTTACTTATTCCGATACTGATTTTAACCTTACAAATTCAGTCTCACACCAGCTTCCTTTTGATAAAAACCTGATGGAAACAGTCATTAAAAATCTTTGTGAGAACAGTGTAAAGTATGGAGCTTCTGCTGTGAAAATAAATATCTGCAACAGTTCTCAACACTTAGAAATCGAAGTTTATGACAATGGTCAGGGTATGGAAACGAAAGAACTTAATCATATTTTCGAAAAATTCTACAGAATACAGAACAACAATATTCACAATAGCAAAGGGCTTGGACTGGGGCTTTATTTTGTGAAGAAAATCGTTGCCAATTATGGTGGCAAAATAGACGTATCCAGCCAGCTTAATACAGGTAGTACTTTTAAAATATCAATTCCTTATGAAAACTAA
- a CDS encoding response regulator transcription factor, which translates to MKTKILLAEDDPDFGMILKHYLELEDFEVSWFQNPEDIVPLLQADFPFQIGILDVMMPNLDGFSLAKMIIKERSNFPLLFLTAKNQKIDRLTGLKIGADDYIAKPCDPEELVLRIKNILKRTLPAVTESLIKIGAFSLDTTKLLLSHPNGNNRLTIREQELLLYLLKYNRSIITRDNILDNLWETNDYFTGRSLDVFISRLRKYFNSDPQIKIQSLRGIGFEVDFPTN; encoded by the coding sequence ATGAAAACTAAAATCCTTCTGGCAGAAGACGATCCGGATTTCGGAATGATTCTTAAGCATTATCTTGAATTGGAAGATTTTGAAGTCAGCTGGTTTCAGAATCCTGAAGACATAGTACCATTGCTTCAGGCTGATTTTCCTTTTCAGATAGGAATACTGGATGTGATGATGCCTAATTTAGATGGTTTTTCACTGGCGAAAATGATCATCAAAGAAAGAAGTAATTTTCCATTGTTATTTTTAACAGCCAAAAATCAAAAAATTGACCGATTGACCGGGTTGAAAATAGGTGCCGACGATTATATTGCGAAACCCTGCGATCCTGAAGAACTTGTTCTGCGAATTAAAAATATTCTGAAGAGAACACTTCCCGCCGTTACAGAAAGTCTAATAAAAATCGGAGCGTTTTCGTTGGATACCACTAAACTTCTGTTGTCACATCCTAACGGAAACAACCGGCTGACCATACGGGAACAGGAGCTCCTACTGTATCTTCTGAAATACAACCGATCTATCATTACAAGGGATAACATTCTGGATAATCTTTGGGAAACCAATGATTATTTTACCGGAAGAAGTCTTGATGTGTTCATCAGCAGGCTTCGTAAATATTTCAACAGTGATCCTCAAATAAAAATCCAATCCCTGAGAGGAATTGGATTTGAAGTCGATTTTCCAACCAACTGA
- a CDS encoding endonuclease/exonuclease/phosphatase family protein: MNFRFSMVFLMFFALGFSQDLTVMSFNIRLNVESDKDNAWPKRKQDVADLLTYYHPDYFGVQEALPEQMKDIKTGLKNYDYIGVGRDDGKEKGEFSAIFYDTNKLEVVKSGTFWLSETPEKPSKGWDAALNRICTYAVFKDKKSKKEFLAMNLHFDHVGNVARVKSSELILKKIKELNPKNLPVALSGDFNLTDDSEPIKILSQNMKDTFYHSETKHYGPVGTFTGFNVNEVPKDRIDYIFTQGFKIRSHRHINDRRENLLYPSDHFPVIVNLSL; encoded by the coding sequence ATGAATTTCAGATTTTCAATGGTGTTTCTGATGTTTTTTGCATTAGGATTTTCACAGGACCTTACCGTAATGAGTTTCAATATTAGACTGAATGTAGAGTCAGATAAAGACAATGCATGGCCAAAAAGAAAGCAGGACGTTGCTGATCTATTGACCTATTATCATCCTGATTATTTCGGAGTACAGGAAGCACTTCCGGAACAGATGAAAGATATTAAAACAGGATTAAAAAACTATGACTATATAGGAGTAGGAAGAGATGACGGCAAAGAAAAAGGCGAATTTTCTGCCATTTTTTACGATACCAATAAACTTGAAGTGGTAAAATCAGGAACGTTCTGGTTATCTGAAACTCCGGAAAAACCTTCAAAGGGCTGGGATGCTGCACTAAACAGAATCTGTACTTATGCGGTATTTAAAGATAAAAAATCGAAGAAGGAATTTCTGGCAATGAACCTTCATTTCGATCATGTAGGAAATGTAGCAAGAGTAAAATCTTCTGAACTGATTCTGAAAAAGATCAAAGAACTGAATCCAAAGAATCTTCCGGTAGCGCTGAGCGGAGACTTTAACCTGACAGATGATTCTGAACCTATTAAAATTCTTTCCCAGAATATGAAAGATACGTTCTACCATTCCGAAACCAAACATTACGGTCCTGTAGGAACGTTTACAGGCTTCAACGTCAATGAAGTTCCGAAAGACAGAATCGATTATATTTTTACGCAAGGCTTTAAAATAAGATCTCACCGACACATTAATGACAGAAGAGAAAATCTTTTGTATCCATCAGACCATTTTCCAGTGATTGTGAATCTTTCCCTATAA